In a single window of the Rhopalosiphum padi isolate XX-2018 chromosome 1, ASM2088224v1, whole genome shotgun sequence genome:
- the LOC132918146 gene encoding SKI family transcriptional corepressor 2 isoform X1: protein MTLAKMDQRFQLISHHRDDKQTESPRALNPVINNSKPNKVLFCLSNQVGTVILYGVPIVSLQMDNQERLCLAQISNTLLHRFSYNEIHNRRVALGITCVQCTPVQLEMLRRAGAMPVSSRRCGMITRREAERLCNSFLGDNTPPRLPDDFAFAVHHECAWGCRGSFLPSRYNSSRAKCIRCAVCGLFFSPNKFIFHSHRTGAGARYVQPDAANFNSWRRHMKLSDDPPDHVVHAWEDVKAMFNGGTRKRAVSRPSPPSLLQQQHQQQQPSQPLLQPPSHARQQSSASSSPPSSASSAAAAVIVQMPQPVLQSAAHLHHHQHHQHHQQRSPELQQKKSAPVPPVQVPSMPLHQAMVDYVWQQRANPFAVAAAAAAAYSAGGGLPCWLPKLELDPHHHNALVNRGAVATDYSSAFRPVYPVTVAAAAAAAAAAAAAAAKSADGDDDEAGGGGGCCVDGVDDDDDDDHNDDDDDEIDIETCPDERNT, encoded by the exons ATGACGTTAGCGAAAATGGATCAGAGGTTTCAATTGATCAGTCATCACAGGGATGACAAACAGACCGAATCACCAAGAGCGCTCAATCCGGTGATCAATAATTCTAAACCGAACAAA GTTCTGTTTTGTTTGTCCAACCAGGTGGGAACAGTGATCCTGTACGGGGTGCCGATCGTCTCGCTGCAGATGGACAACCAAGAGCGGCTGTGCCTGGCCCAGATCAGCAACACGCTGCTGCACCGGTTCAGCTACAACGAGATCCACAACCGACGGGTGGCGTTGGGCATCACGTGCGTGCAGTGTACGCCGGTGCAGTTGGAGATGCTGCGCCGGGCGGGCGCCATGCCGGTGTCGTCGCGCCGGTGCGGCATGATCACCAGGCGGGAGGCGGAGCGGCTGTGCAACTCGTTTCTGGGCGACAACACGCCGCCCCGGCTGCCCGACGACTTTGCGTTCGCGGTGCATCACGAGTGCGCTTGGGGTTGCCGCGGCTCGTTCCTGCCGTCCCGGTACAATTCGTCTCGGGCCAAGTGCATCCGGTGCGCCGTGTGCGGTCTGTTCTTCTCGCCCAACAAGTTCATATTCCACTCGCACCGCACCGGCGCCGGGGCCCGGTACGTGCAACCGGACGCGGCCAACTTCAACTCGTGGCGCCGGCACATGAAGCTCAGTGACGACCCGCCCGATCACGTGGTGCACGCGTGGGAGGACGTCAAGGCCATGTTCAACGGCGGCACGCGCAAACGGGCCGTGTCCAGGCCGTCACCGCCGTCGCTGCTGCAGCAACAGCACCAACAGCAACAGCCGTCGCAACCGCTGCTGCAGCCGCCGTCGCACGCGCGACAACAGTCGTCCGCttcgtcgtcgccgccgtcgtCCGCTTCGTCCGCTGCCGCCGCCGTAATCGTGCAGATGCCTCAGCCCGTGCTCCAGTCGGCGGCCCACCTGCACCACCATCAGCACCACCAACACCACCAACAACGATCGCCGGAACTGCAGCAAAAGAAATCGGCGCCGGTTCCGCCGGTACAGGTGCCGTCCATGCCGCTACACCAGGCCATGGTCGATTACGTGTGGCAACAGCGGGCCAACCCGTTCGCCGTGGCTGCTGCGGCTGCGGCTGCGTATTCGGCGGGCGGCGGCTTGCCCTGTTGGCTGCCCAAACTCGAGCTGGACCCACATCATCACAACGCCTTGGTCAACCGGGGCGCCGTCGCCACCGACTATTCTTCCGCTTTCCGGCCCGTCTATCCGGTTACCGTGGCCGCGGCCGCTGCTGCCGCtgccgcagccgccgccgctgcAGCCAAGTCGgccgacggcgacgacgacgaggccggcggcggcggcggttgtTGCGTGGACGGCGTggacgacgatgacgatgacgaccacaacgacgacgacgacgacgaaattGACATCGAAACGTGCCCCGACGAAAGGAACACGTAG
- the LOC132918146 gene encoding SKI family transcriptional corepressor 2 isoform X2 has product MTLAKMDQRFQLISHHRDDKQTESPRALNPVINNSKPNKVGTVILYGVPIVSLQMDNQERLCLAQISNTLLHRFSYNEIHNRRVALGITCVQCTPVQLEMLRRAGAMPVSSRRCGMITRREAERLCNSFLGDNTPPRLPDDFAFAVHHECAWGCRGSFLPSRYNSSRAKCIRCAVCGLFFSPNKFIFHSHRTGAGARYVQPDAANFNSWRRHMKLSDDPPDHVVHAWEDVKAMFNGGTRKRAVSRPSPPSLLQQQHQQQQPSQPLLQPPSHARQQSSASSSPPSSASSAAAAVIVQMPQPVLQSAAHLHHHQHHQHHQQRSPELQQKKSAPVPPVQVPSMPLHQAMVDYVWQQRANPFAVAAAAAAAYSAGGGLPCWLPKLELDPHHHNALVNRGAVATDYSSAFRPVYPVTVAAAAAAAAAAAAAAAKSADGDDDEAGGGGGCCVDGVDDDDDDDHNDDDDDEIDIETCPDERNT; this is encoded by the exons ATGACGTTAGCGAAAATGGATCAGAGGTTTCAATTGATCAGTCATCACAGGGATGACAAACAGACCGAATCACCAAGAGCGCTCAATCCGGTGATCAATAATTCTAAACCGAACAAA GTGGGAACAGTGATCCTGTACGGGGTGCCGATCGTCTCGCTGCAGATGGACAACCAAGAGCGGCTGTGCCTGGCCCAGATCAGCAACACGCTGCTGCACCGGTTCAGCTACAACGAGATCCACAACCGACGGGTGGCGTTGGGCATCACGTGCGTGCAGTGTACGCCGGTGCAGTTGGAGATGCTGCGCCGGGCGGGCGCCATGCCGGTGTCGTCGCGCCGGTGCGGCATGATCACCAGGCGGGAGGCGGAGCGGCTGTGCAACTCGTTTCTGGGCGACAACACGCCGCCCCGGCTGCCCGACGACTTTGCGTTCGCGGTGCATCACGAGTGCGCTTGGGGTTGCCGCGGCTCGTTCCTGCCGTCCCGGTACAATTCGTCTCGGGCCAAGTGCATCCGGTGCGCCGTGTGCGGTCTGTTCTTCTCGCCCAACAAGTTCATATTCCACTCGCACCGCACCGGCGCCGGGGCCCGGTACGTGCAACCGGACGCGGCCAACTTCAACTCGTGGCGCCGGCACATGAAGCTCAGTGACGACCCGCCCGATCACGTGGTGCACGCGTGGGAGGACGTCAAGGCCATGTTCAACGGCGGCACGCGCAAACGGGCCGTGTCCAGGCCGTCACCGCCGTCGCTGCTGCAGCAACAGCACCAACAGCAACAGCCGTCGCAACCGCTGCTGCAGCCGCCGTCGCACGCGCGACAACAGTCGTCCGCttcgtcgtcgccgccgtcgtCCGCTTCGTCCGCTGCCGCCGCCGTAATCGTGCAGATGCCTCAGCCCGTGCTCCAGTCGGCGGCCCACCTGCACCACCATCAGCACCACCAACACCACCAACAACGATCGCCGGAACTGCAGCAAAAGAAATCGGCGCCGGTTCCGCCGGTACAGGTGCCGTCCATGCCGCTACACCAGGCCATGGTCGATTACGTGTGGCAACAGCGGGCCAACCCGTTCGCCGTGGCTGCTGCGGCTGCGGCTGCGTATTCGGCGGGCGGCGGCTTGCCCTGTTGGCTGCCCAAACTCGAGCTGGACCCACATCATCACAACGCCTTGGTCAACCGGGGCGCCGTCGCCACCGACTATTCTTCCGCTTTCCGGCCCGTCTATCCGGTTACCGTGGCCGCGGCCGCTGCTGCCGCtgccgcagccgccgccgctgcAGCCAAGTCGgccgacggcgacgacgacgaggccggcggcggcggcggttgtTGCGTGGACGGCGTggacgacgatgacgatgacgaccacaacgacgacgacgacgacgaaattGACATCGAAACGTGCCCCGACGAAAGGAACACGTAG